A single genomic interval of Paenibacillus macerans harbors:
- the araA gene encoding L-arabinose isomerase, whose product MLKLKPHSFWFVTGSQHLYGPETLEQVAEHSRIIVEQFGKDPVFGFPVVFKPIVKSSDEIYKLILEANGDETCAGIITWMHTFSPAKMWIAGLSQLQKPLLHFHTQFNRDIPWETIDMDFMNLNQSAHGDREYGHIGTRLGIARKIVVGHWEDAEVRASIAGWMRTAAAYAESRQLKVARFGDNMREVAVTEGDKVEAQIKFGWSVNGYGVGDLVQVLNEVSDAEVKALLEEYAETYTITQAGLSEGPVRDSIAYQAKLEIAMKRFLEAGGFGAFTTTFEDLHGLKQLPGLAVQRLMEAGYGFGGEGDWKTSALTRVLKVLANNKSTSFMEDYTYHFEPGNNMILGAHMLEVCPTVAATKPTIEVHPLGIGGKADPARIVFDGQDGPAVNASLVDLGHRFRLLVNVVDGVKVDKPMPKLPVARVLWKPQPSLRESAEAWILAGGAHHTVLSYAITAENLADWAEMAGIEAVFIDKDTSVQRFKNELRWSDAAYRLR is encoded by the coding sequence ATGTTGAAGTTGAAACCGCATTCTTTTTGGTTTGTAACCGGCAGCCAGCATTTGTACGGTCCGGAGACCCTGGAACAGGTTGCCGAGCATTCCCGGATCATCGTCGAACAGTTTGGCAAAGATCCGGTGTTTGGTTTTCCGGTGGTGTTTAAACCGATTGTTAAGAGCTCTGATGAAATATACAAATTGATTTTGGAAGCAAACGGCGATGAGACGTGCGCGGGGATCATCACTTGGATGCACACGTTCTCGCCGGCCAAGATGTGGATTGCGGGGCTGTCTCAGCTGCAGAAGCCGCTGCTTCATTTCCACACGCAATTTAACCGCGATATTCCGTGGGAAACGATCGATATGGACTTTATGAACCTGAACCAGTCGGCGCACGGTGACCGCGAATACGGCCACATCGGCACCCGCTTGGGGATCGCCCGCAAAATCGTCGTCGGCCACTGGGAGGACGCGGAGGTGCGCGCCAGCATCGCCGGCTGGATGCGGACGGCCGCGGCTTACGCCGAAAGCCGCCAGCTGAAGGTAGCCCGGTTCGGCGACAACATGCGCGAGGTGGCCGTGACCGAAGGCGACAAGGTGGAAGCGCAAATCAAGTTCGGCTGGTCGGTGAACGGCTACGGCGTAGGTGACTTGGTGCAGGTGCTGAACGAGGTGAGCGACGCCGAAGTGAAGGCGCTGCTGGAAGAATACGCGGAAACGTACACGATCACGCAAGCCGGTTTAAGCGAAGGACCGGTTCGCGATTCGATCGCCTATCAGGCCAAGCTGGAAATCGCCATGAAACGCTTCCTCGAGGCCGGCGGGTTTGGCGCGTTTACGACGACGTTCGAAGACCTGCACGGACTGAAGCAGCTTCCGGGCTTGGCGGTGCAGCGCCTGATGGAAGCGGGCTATGGCTTCGGCGGCGAAGGCGACTGGAAAACCTCGGCCCTGACGCGCGTGCTGAAGGTGCTGGCGAACAACAAAAGCACGTCCTTTATGGAGGACTACACGTATCATTTCGAGCCGGGCAACAACATGATTCTGGGCGCGCACATGCTTGAGGTATGCCCGACGGTCGCGGCGACGAAGCCGACGATCGAGGTGCATCCGCTCGGCATCGGCGGCAAGGCGGATCCGGCGCGGATCGTGTTCGACGGCCAGGACGGACCGGCGGTGAACGCCTCGCTCGTCGACCTGGGACACCGGTTCCGGCTGCTCGTCAACGTCGTGGATGGCGTGAAGGTCGACAAACCGATGCCGAAGCTGCCGGTGGCCCGCGTGCTGTGGAAGCCGCAGCCGTCGCTGCGCGAGTCGGCGGAAGCGTGGATTTTGGCCGGCGGGGCGCATCATACCGTCCTGTCCTACGCCATCACGGCGGAAAATCTGGCGGATTGGGCGGAAATGGCCGGCATCGAAGCGGTGTTCATCGACAAGGACACGTCCGTACAGCGCTTCAAAAACGAGCTGCGCTGGAGCGACGCCGCATACCGCTTGCGTTAA
- the araD gene encoding L-ribulose-5-phosphate 4-epimerase: protein MLETLKQQVLEANLDLPKHGLVTFTWGNVSGIDRDSGLFVIKPSGVPYEELKAEHMVVVDLEGNVVEGDLRPSSDTPTHMVLYRSFPDIGGVVHTHSPWGTSWAQAGRALPAYGTTHADYFYGEIPVTRPMTKAEIDGAYELETGNVIVERFKGLDPNQVPGVLVHSHAPFVWGKDAHNAVHNAVVLEEVAKIAARMLQINPDTPPMDQTLLDRHFLRKHGANAYYGQK, encoded by the coding sequence ATGCTGGAAACGTTAAAACAGCAGGTGCTGGAAGCGAATCTGGACCTGCCGAAACACGGGCTTGTCACTTTTACCTGGGGGAACGTAAGCGGAATCGACCGGGACAGCGGTTTGTTTGTCATTAAACCGAGCGGCGTGCCTTATGAGGAATTGAAAGCGGAGCATATGGTCGTCGTTGACCTTGAGGGGAACGTGGTGGAGGGCGATCTGCGCCCATCCTCCGATACGCCGACGCATATGGTGCTTTACCGTTCGTTCCCGGATATCGGCGGCGTCGTGCACACGCACTCGCCTTGGGGCACAAGCTGGGCCCAGGCCGGGCGGGCGCTGCCGGCGTACGGGACGACGCATGCGGATTATTTTTACGGGGAAATTCCTGTGACACGGCCGATGACCAAGGCGGAGATTGATGGGGCTTACGAGTTGGAGACAGGCAATGTGATTGTGGAGCGCTTTAAAGGGCTCGATCCAAATCAGGTGCCGGGGGTGCTGGTGCATTCCCATGCGCCGTTCGTGTGGGGCAAGGATGCCCACAACGCCGTGCATAACGCGGTAGTGCTGGAAGAGGTGGCGAAAATCGCCGCCCGCATGCTGCAGATTAATCCGGACACGCCGCCGATGGACCAGACGCTGCTGGACCGCCATTTCCTGCGCAAGCACGGGGCAAACGCGTATTACGGGCAGAAGTAA
- a CDS encoding ribulokinase, producing the protein MGKKYTIGVDYGTQSGRAVLVDLADGREVADHVTPYPHHVIDERLPGSGIKLEHDWALQHPGDYLEVLRRSVPAVLKESGIDPADVIGIGIDFTACTMLPVDAKGQPLSFDPELTDNPHSWVKLWKHHAAQPEADKINEIAAARGEAFLPRYGGKISSEWMIAKVWQILDEAPEIYEKADMFLEATDWVIAQMTGNIVRNSCTAGYKAIWHKQDGYPGKEYFKALDPRLENLTDTKLRGEVIPLGTSAGGLLPEMAEMMGLAPGIAVAVGNVDAHAAVPAVGVVTPGKLVMAMGTSICHMLLGTEEKQVEGMCGVVEDGIIPGYYGYEAGQSAVGDIFEWYVEEALPAYVKEAADKEGLNVHQWLEREAAAYKPGQTGLLALDWWNGNRSVLVDTDLTGMILGMTLLTKPQEIYRALLEATAFGTRKIVDAFHENGVSVDALYACGGLPQKNRLLMQIYADVTNREIFVADSKQTPALGAAMFAAVAAGAAAGGYDTILDAAGKMARVKEETFKPIPEHVKVYDRLYQEYSKLHDYFGRGENDVMKRLKRVKKSAE; encoded by the coding sequence ATGGGCAAAAAGTACACGATTGGCGTCGACTACGGGACCCAGTCCGGACGCGCCGTGCTGGTCGATCTGGCGGACGGCCGCGAGGTGGCCGATCACGTTACGCCTTATCCGCATCATGTGATCGATGAGCGTCTTCCCGGATCCGGGATCAAGCTGGAGCACGACTGGGCGCTGCAGCATCCCGGCGATTACCTGGAAGTGCTGCGTCGTTCCGTACCGGCGGTGCTGAAGGAGTCGGGGATCGATCCGGCCGACGTGATCGGCATCGGGATCGATTTTACCGCCTGCACGATGCTGCCGGTCGACGCCAAGGGGCAGCCGCTCAGCTTCGACCCGGAGCTGACGGACAATCCGCACAGCTGGGTGAAGCTGTGGAAGCATCATGCCGCACAGCCGGAAGCCGATAAAATCAACGAGATCGCCGCCGCGCGGGGAGAAGCCTTTTTGCCGCGGTACGGCGGGAAAATCTCGTCCGAGTGGATGATCGCGAAGGTATGGCAAATTCTCGACGAAGCGCCGGAAATCTATGAAAAAGCCGACATGTTCCTGGAGGCGACGGATTGGGTCATCGCGCAAATGACCGGCAACATCGTACGCAACAGCTGCACGGCCGGCTACAAGGCGATCTGGCACAAGCAGGACGGCTATCCGGGCAAGGAGTATTTCAAGGCGCTTGATCCGCGGCTGGAAAATCTGACAGACACGAAGCTGCGCGGCGAGGTGATTCCGCTCGGGACGAGCGCGGGCGGGCTGCTGCCGGAGATGGCTGAGATGATGGGCCTTGCGCCAGGCATCGCCGTCGCGGTCGGCAACGTTGACGCGCATGCGGCCGTGCCGGCCGTTGGCGTTGTAACGCCGGGGAAATTGGTGATGGCCATGGGCACGTCAATCTGCCATATGCTGCTGGGTACCGAGGAGAAGCAGGTTGAAGGCATGTGCGGTGTCGTCGAGGACGGCATCATTCCGGGGTATTACGGTTATGAGGCCGGGCAATCGGCGGTGGGCGACATTTTTGAATGGTACGTCGAGGAAGCGCTTCCGGCGTACGTCAAGGAAGCGGCCGACAAAGAGGGCCTGAACGTTCATCAATGGCTGGAGCGGGAAGCGGCTGCTTACAAGCCGGGGCAGACCGGTCTGCTGGCGCTTGACTGGTGGAACGGCAACCGGTCCGTGCTCGTCGATACCGATTTGACCGGGATGATCCTCGGCATGACGCTGCTGACCAAGCCGCAGGAAATTTACCGGGCGCTGCTGGAGGCGACCGCTTTTGGCACCCGCAAAATCGTCGACGCGTTCCATGAGAACGGCGTCAGCGTCGACGCGCTGTATGCCTGCGGCGGCCTGCCGCAAAAAAACCGCCTGCTGATGCAAATCTACGCGGACGTGACGAACCGTGAGATTTTCGTGGCGGATTCCAAGCAGACGCCGGCGCTGGGCGCGGCGATGTTTGCGGCCGTGGCGGCCGGTGCGGCGGCGGGAGGTTACGACACGATCCTCGACGCGGCGGGGAAGATGGCCCGGGTCAAAGAGGAAACGT
- a CDS encoding GntR family transcriptional regulator codes for MNDKRVPKYLQLKRELLSWLESGKLQPGNQFPSENEIAEQFGLSRQTVRQTFGELEKDGWLERIQGKGTFARNPERREGEAVKTIGIITTYISDYIFPHIVRGAEAELRSRGYRLLLSSTDNTKEKEMDSLQLMTSQPLSGLIIEPTKSAEGNPNLGYFLDLQEKGIPYLMINEKYRELECPCLKVDDEAGGRKAARYLLENGHRQVAGFFKRDDLQGVNRLKGFLSAHREYGISVSPQHVVTYTTEQKADFTYMRTIELLQGPPEQRPTAFVCYNDELAVILMDAAAACGLQVPEDISVIGFDDSSLAAASGTKLTTLTHPKTVMGELAARQLIGMIEQGDRYEDTVFEPELIVRDSVRKLSGN; via the coding sequence ATGAACGATAAGAGAGTTCCAAAATATTTGCAGTTGAAACGTGAATTGCTGTCGTGGCTGGAGTCCGGAAAACTGCAGCCCGGCAACCAATTTCCATCGGAAAACGAAATCGCCGAGCAGTTTGGCTTAAGCCGCCAGACCGTGCGGCAAACGTTCGGGGAGCTGGAGAAAGACGGCTGGCTGGAGCGGATTCAGGGCAAGGGAACGTTCGCCCGTAATCCCGAGCGCCGGGAAGGCGAAGCCGTCAAAACGATCGGCATCATTACGACGTACATTTCCGATTATATTTTCCCCCATATCGTCAGGGGGGCGGAAGCGGAGCTGCGCAGCCGGGGGTACCGCCTGCTGCTGTCGAGCACGGACAACACGAAGGAGAAGGAAATGGACAGCCTGCAGCTGATGACGAGCCAGCCGCTCAGCGGCCTGATCATCGAGCCGACGAAAAGCGCGGAGGGAAATCCGAATTTGGGGTATTTTTTGGACCTGCAGGAAAAGGGAATCCCGTATTTGATGATCAACGAGAAATACCGCGAGCTGGAATGCCCCTGCCTGAAAGTGGACGACGAGGCGGGGGGCCGCAAGGCGGCGCGTTATCTGCTGGAGAACGGGCACCGGCAGGTCGCCGGATTTTTCAAAAGGGACGACCTGCAGGGCGTTAACCGTTTGAAGGGTTTTTTGTCGGCGCATCGGGAATACGGAATTTCCGTTTCGCCGCAGCACGTAGTGACTTACACGACGGAGCAGAAGGCCGACTTTACGTATATGCGGACCATCGAGCTGTTGCAAGGGCCGCCCGAGCAGCGGCCAACCGCTTTCGTCTGCTACAACGACGAACTGGCGGTCATCCTGATGGACGCTGCCGCGGCCTGTGGTTTGCAGGTTCCGGAGGACATTTCCGTCATCGGGTTCGACGACTCCAGCCTGGCGGCCGCCTCGGGAACAAAGCTGACGACGCTGACGCATCCGAAAACCGTCATGGGCGAGCTGGCGGCGAGGCAACTGATCGGCATGATCGAACAGGGCGATAGATATGAGGATACGGTGTTTGAACCGGAGCTGATCGTGCGGGATTCCGTGCGGAAGCTAAGCGGCAACTAG